The Mesotoga sp. Brook.08.105.5.1 sequence AACCGCCAGGTCCCTCGCTGCGCCAGCAGTGTCATAGTATTCTTTCGCCATAAGGCCCTCTTTTTCCAGGTGTTCCGAGCACTGTGCCAACGCCTGATGGTGAGAAATCACGTATTTTATGTCACAAATCGCTTTACCCTTGGGAGCCATAAGGCAGTGCTCAATTCGAAGCATAACCTCTGCCTGGACAAGAAGATCACTATCCATCAAAGCATCGTAGGCGGGAATCACTGTACCAGCCAGAGAGTTTTCCACGGGGAGAATTGCGTAGTCTGCTTTTCCATCCTGGAACAAGATTCAGCATCTCCTGGAACGACCTACACGGAATTGTGACAGGGGATTCTCCTAGAAGCTTTCTTATAGCCTGTTCTGAATAAGCACCGTGTTCACCTTGAAAAGCAACAACTTTCCCGTTCAAATAATCTCCCCACCCTTTCAGAAACTGCTTGGATCAATAGCGGTCAGTCCTTTCATCAGATCTGATCCGGACTCTGGCCCTAATAATATGCCGCTTACGAGAGACAACCATATAATTAGCTATGCATCTGAATTATAGCTTACCACAATGATGTCGATAACGACCGCTCCGGAAATCAGGACCGTCCACGACCGATAAGGAATAGCCAATTCAGTTGACCTGAGTCTTGGAGAGAATATCTGCAACTCAATGCGTCTAAACGCGAAAATGAATACAAGAAATAACTCCGGATTATGTGGAAAAAACTGCAGGTCCCAATTTCAGGACCTGTTCTAGGAAATCGCGCAATGTCCGTTTGGAATCTGACGATACTCAAATAGTCTTCGGCCTCAAAATCATCTAGTCTGAGTTTCTATTGCTCTCGACCGCTTTCAAGGCGCCGATCGGCGAATCTCTGCATTGCCCTGGAAAAAAACTCTGAAAGGCCGTCACCGAATTTATCTATGTTCACTTTGAACCGCTCATCTATCACGTACATCTGTCCCAAGGCGGCAAACGACTCAATGGTGTAGTAATGTCCAAAGCTTTCGTTGAACGTATTATACATCTTCTCGATTGCTTCCTGGGCGCGGGCTAAATCGGGATCTTCGTCCCTAATCTCCGCTAGCCCTCTAAATAGCTCATCTAGTGTCTTCTCCATGTCATTCCTCTCCCGATCGCTCTTCGATGCGATAAAATCGTTGCTTTTTTCGACTGTCTCGTCACCCCAAAGTTGTCTAGCTTCTTCTTCATATGGGTTGTAAGAGAAATCAAATCCTTTGAACTTTTCTCTTTGACTCATCGAATCTTCCCCTCTCATAGTTTTGAGCGTCCTTTCCAGTGTGATTAGCATAGCTTCGATTCTCTCTTTCTCAAGAATCAAGTTCTTCTTCTGAAGTTCTAAGGCCTTCTCTCTATCGAACCTTGGATTGCTAGAAGCTTCTCGATCCTCTCCAGAGAAAAGCTACACTGTTTGAAAAAGAGAATCTGCTGAAGTTTATCTAGATCTCCTTCGGAATACTCCCTGTATCCATTTGCCAAATTGCGCTTAGGACTTAGAAGTCCTATCTTGTCATAGTGCTGAAGCGCCCGAACGGAGAGACGGGTGAGCTCTGCAACTCCCTTCACATTGATGTGATCCTTCCAACATTCATCAAATATTATTACCGTGCGTTACAGTCAAGGGCGCATCTTCTGATCAGTGTAGAACGATGTTAGCTCAGCCAGAGCGAATGCTTCCCCTATCTCATTCGAGTCAAACCACACAGTTATGGACATAACTTGTATCACTTTCAGGGGGTAAAGCCAAAGCAATTAACAGTTGATTACTCCGATCTGTTACTTGCCCAAACAATTTCGTCCATTATACAGTCAGATAAGCGGGAGAATCTATGTCCCGTTTTCTGTATCTTATACAGGTATAATGTGATTAGCATAAAGTGATGTGAAAACAGACCATTCATAGAGCTCATAATCGTACTTGGTATGACCACTTCCATTTGCAACACCAGGTAGTTCACATGGGGGATTCGAAGATGGATCTTAAGAAGTTACTTACCCTGCTGTCTGTGGTTGTGTTCTTGTTCGCTTTCTTAGGCGCAGGATCGACTCCGGCAACGAACAACTGCGACGAAGCAAGGGAAATCGCACGACAGGCGTATATTTTCGCTTATCCAATGCTTGAGAATTTCCGAACAATGACTCTGCAGGCCGTGATACCAGATGCGTTCAACCGGTTCAAGCATAGCAAAGGGTTGCTTGGACCTGAATTCAGAGAGATTGTCCGCCCGAACAACGATACAGTGTTCTCGGCTGCATGGCTTGATTTGAGAGCTGAACCAATCATAATTCAGATACCTGCTATTTGCGAAAGATACTACTCCTTACAGTTTGTCGACATGTATACTCATAACTTCGCATATGCAGGAACGAGAACCACCGGTTGCGGGGCAAGGACTTTCTTGATCACCGGTCCGAAGTCATTAGTAGAAGTTCCCGAGAGCATTGATGAAGTATTCACCAGCGAAGGAAACTTTGTTTTGTGTCTAGCAAGGATTTCAATAAACCCAGAGATATCCGGTGAGCTTGATGCGATACGCAAAATTCAAAAAAGCTTTCTAATCCAGCCCCTGAGTTCCTTTCTTGGTTATGAAGCCCCTAAATCTGTAAGAACAGACACTTTTCCGGTCTTCAGACAGGAACGAGCCGAGTCGGCCGGTTTTATCTACTATCTGAACTTCCTTCTAGGCCAGCTAGAAATTCATCCATCTGAGAAAGCCTTGATCGAAAGATTCAGCCTTATTGGAATCGGACCGAATCTTCCGTTTGACGAAGCAGATCTTAATTCCGAAATACGGGCTGCAATTGAGCAAGGAATTGAAGATGCCATGGAAGTTATTCTCAGACCGGGTGAACTGCTGGGAACTACTAAGAATGGCTGGAGTCTCACAAAGCGAGTCTTCGGTAATCGAAACCAGATGCAGGGTAAGTATGAGATTCGAGCTTCGGCCGCTTACATGGGTCTCTATGGGAGCGATCTTGAGGAAACCTACTATCCAATAAGTTATGCAGATGCCGATGGAGAATCTTATGATGGCTCAAGGTACAATTACCTGATCCATTTTGAAAGCAACGAAATTCCACCCGTTGGACCGGGTGGGTTCTGGTCCATCACAATGTACGGTGATGACCAGTTCATGGTGCCTAATCCAATTAACAGATACTCAATAGGTGATCGGTCAAGATTGTCATACAACGATGACGGGTCTCTTGACATCTATATACAACACGACTCGCCTGGCGTTGATCTCGAAAGCAACTGGCTCCCCGCGCCCAATGGACCTTTTTCTTTGTCCTTGAGAATGTATCTGCCTTCACCAAGAGCCCTTGATCCTCTATACTGTCCTCCTGGAGTAATAAAGTCAGAATATAGGGAATGAACGCCAGCCCGACTATCATAATTA is a genomic window containing:
- a CDS encoding prephenate dehydratase domain-containing protein, yielding MNGKVVAFQGEHGAYSEQAIRKLLGESPVTIPCRSFQEMLNLVPGWKSRLRNSPRGKLSGWYSDSRLRCFDG
- a CDS encoding DUF1254 domain-containing protein, which gives rise to MDLKKLLTLLSVVVFLFAFLGAGSTPATNNCDEAREIARQAYIFAYPMLENFRTMTLQAVIPDAFNRFKHSKGLLGPEFREIVRPNNDTVFSAAWLDLRAEPIIIQIPAICERYYSLQFVDMYTHNFAYAGTRTTGCGARTFLITGPKSLVEVPESIDEVFTSEGNFVLCLARISINPEISGELDAIRKIQKSFLIQPLSSFLGYEAPKSVRTDTFPVFRQERAESAGFIYYLNFLLGQLEIHPSEKALIERFSLIGIGPNLPFDEADLNSEIRAAIEQGIEDAMEVILRPGELLGTTKNGWSLTKRVFGNRNQMQGKYEIRASAAYMGLYGSDLEETYYPISYADADGESYDGSRYNYLIHFESNEIPPVGPGGFWSITMYGDDQFMVPNPINRYSIGDRSRLSYNDDGSLDIYIQHDSPGVDLESNWLPAPNGPFSLSLRMYLPSPRALDPLYCPPGVIKSEYRE